A portion of the Candidatus Pristimantibacillus lignocellulolyticus genome contains these proteins:
- a CDS encoding alpha-glucosidase/alpha-galactosidase, which produces MSKITFLGAGSTIFAKNVLGDVMLTPSLQGFELALYDIDPTRLKESEIILRNVCEVAGSTCRIVAYHNRKEALSGATYIVNAIQVGGYDPCTITDFEIPKKYGLRQTIADTVGIGGLFRNLRTIPVMMDFARDINEVCPDALFLNYSNPMAVLTNVMNTHGGVNTVGLCHSVQVCVQDLLKHLGIDNSGIKSKIAGINHMAWLLEITKDGQDIYPEIKRLARLKQSEKHHDMVRYELMDKFGYYITESSEHNAEYHPYFIKSQYPELIERFNIPLDEYPRRCVNQINEWKLKRDEIMNNARLEHTRTHEYGSYIKEAIETNIPIKIGGNVMNTGLITNLPKEACVEVPCLVDANGVQPLFIGDLPPQLAALNRTNINTQLLTIEAAMTGKKEHIYHAALLDPHTSAELSMDKIIALCDELIEAHGSWLPTYK; this is translated from the coding sequence ATGTCTAAAATAACTTTTCTAGGTGCAGGAAGCACTATCTTTGCAAAAAATGTACTAGGTGATGTGATGTTGACTCCTTCATTACAAGGTTTTGAATTGGCATTATACGATATTGATCCGACTCGTTTGAAAGAATCTGAAATTATATTAAGAAATGTATGTGAAGTCGCGGGCAGTACATGCCGGATTGTAGCTTATCATAATCGTAAGGAAGCTTTAAGTGGCGCAACTTATATCGTTAATGCGATTCAAGTTGGCGGTTATGATCCATGTACGATTACGGATTTCGAAATTCCGAAGAAGTATGGACTTCGTCAAACGATTGCTGATACTGTTGGCATAGGCGGTCTGTTCAGAAATCTTCGTACAATTCCAGTAATGATGGATTTTGCTAGAGATATTAATGAAGTTTGTCCAGACGCATTATTTTTGAACTATAGTAATCCGATGGCTGTATTAACGAATGTGATGAATACGCATGGTGGAGTTAATACGGTTGGACTTTGCCATAGTGTGCAAGTATGTGTTCAAGATTTATTGAAACATTTGGGAATTGATAATAGTGGCATCAAATCCAAAATTGCAGGGATAAATCATATGGCATGGTTGCTTGAAATAACAAAGGATGGTCAAGATATTTATCCTGAGATTAAGCGTCTTGCTCGTTTGAAACAGAGTGAAAAACATCATGATATGGTTCGTTATGAATTGATGGACAAGTTTGGATACTATATTACGGAATCTAGTGAACATAATGCTGAATATCATCCGTACTTCATTAAGTCGCAATATCCTGAACTAATCGAGCGTTTCAATATTCCACTTGATGAATACCCTCGTCGTTGTGTCAATCAGATCAATGAGTGGAAGCTGAAGCGGGATGAGATTATGAACAATGCTCGTCTTGAACATACGCGTACACATGAATATGGATCTTATATTAAGGAAGCGATCGAAACGAATATTCCAATTAAAATTGGCGGTAACGTCATGAACACAGGACTTATTACGAATTTACCGAAAGAAGCTTGTGTAGAAGTACCGTGTCTAGTTGATGCTAATGGTGTTCAACCATTATTTATTGGAGATCTTCCTCCACAACTAGCTGCACTCAATCGAACGAATATTAACACCCAACTATTAACGATTGAAGCTGCAATGACCGGTAAAAAGGAACATATCTATCACGCCGCTTTACTTGATCCTCATACTTCAGCTGAATTATCTATGGATAAAATTATTGCACTTTGCGACGAGTTGATCGAGGCGCATGGTAGCTGGTTACCGACGTACAAATAA